A single genomic interval of Asinibacterium sp. OR53 harbors:
- a CDS encoding outer membrane beta-barrel protein, producing MENQNYRDELEQFLHDEVKQHRIYPSDHVWKNIRTELHGNHSWPALSFFALFIITALTLSTLLINHPARFAAHTLLVDGQMKNNLAASADHTTGSVQENYFTQMASGHVTAATLEELASRQTATLLQPETVPTVGYDAVATAATEKTMATITAKTTNLKPAASLIASAQNNKARSSGTASFTAPTDNRQDVDTANSLAASEKAAPATTTETTMPPVTENTHKAAAYAYNPPVVINQKRNSKVGIQFYLTPSTSYRKLTDEKLKEIIQPASTAVNTPLSQNNSSDVNQVVRHKPAIGLEFGFAVLYNMSNHLKFKTGVQMNIRQYYIETFQSPTSDVATISLINYRGIENINLYSPYHNNSGLSATQLDNKLYQVAVPLGLQWEILDGKHFGVNTEASVQPTFTLNKSVYLLSTDLKHYADGGSLLRKWNVNTGVGINLTYKTRGATIQLGPQIRYQHLPTYSNLYPIKEYLLDYGVRLGITKQLSK from the coding sequence ATGGAAAACCAAAACTACAGAGACGAACTTGAGCAGTTTTTACACGACGAAGTAAAACAGCACCGGATATATCCTTCCGACCATGTCTGGAAGAATATCCGCACGGAGTTGCATGGAAACCATTCCTGGCCGGCACTCAGCTTTTTTGCCCTTTTCATCATTACCGCACTCACCCTTTCCACTTTACTTATCAACCATCCTGCAAGGTTTGCCGCGCATACATTGCTGGTTGACGGGCAAATGAAAAACAACCTGGCAGCATCGGCAGATCATACCACCGGATCTGTACAAGAAAATTATTTCACACAGATGGCATCCGGACATGTCACTGCAGCTACACTCGAGGAACTGGCCAGCAGGCAAACGGCAACACTGCTGCAGCCCGAAACTGTTCCTACGGTAGGATATGATGCTGTAGCCACCGCTGCAACAGAAAAGACCATGGCAACCATCACTGCCAAAACCACCAACCTGAAGCCAGCTGCTTCTTTGATTGCATCAGCCCAAAACAACAAAGCCCGCTCATCGGGTACTGCTTCATTTACTGCACCCACAGATAACAGGCAGGACGTGGATACAGCCAATAGTCTTGCTGCAAGCGAGAAAGCAGCCCCTGCCACTACCACTGAAACAACAATGCCACCGGTTACGGAGAATACGCACAAAGCTGCTGCTTACGCTTACAATCCGCCTGTTGTTATTAACCAGAAAAGGAATTCCAAAGTAGGTATCCAGTTCTACCTAACGCCTTCTACCAGTTATCGCAAACTCACCGATGAGAAACTGAAAGAGATCATACAACCCGCCAGCACAGCTGTTAACACACCCCTGAGCCAGAACAACAGTTCCGATGTTAACCAGGTAGTGCGTCACAAGCCTGCAATCGGACTTGAATTTGGTTTTGCAGTGCTGTACAATATGAGCAACCACCTCAAGTTCAAAACAGGGGTGCAAATGAACATCAGGCAGTATTATATCGAAACATTCCAGTCACCCACCAGCGATGTGGCCACCATATCATTGATCAATTACCGTGGCATTGAAAATATCAACCTGTATTCACCCTATCATAATAATTCCGGATTGAGTGCAACGCAACTCGATAATAAACTGTACCAGGTAGCTGTTCCCCTGGGTTTACAATGGGAAATACTCGATGGCAAACATTTTGGTGTGAATACAGAAGCTTCTGTGCAACCGACTTTTACCCTCAACAAAAGCGTATACCTGTTGTCTACCGACCTCAAGCATTATGCCGATGGAGGTTCGCTGCTTCGCAAATGGAATGTGAACACAGGCGTAGGCATCAACCTTACGTATAAAACAAGAGGCGCTACCATTCAACTGGGGCCGCAGATCCGTTACCAGCACCTGCCTACTTATTCCAACCTCTACCCCATCAAGGAATACCTGCTTGATTATGGGGTGAGACTCGGTATCACAAAACAACTTTCGAAATAA
- a CDS encoding RNA polymerase sigma factor — protein MTEQAIIAGCLHNDSAAQRELYNRFSPKMLSVCYRFAQSREDAEDMLQEGFIKVFTQIHTFQNKGAFEGWIRRIVVHTCINFLKKNKKFNERVDLDYATMVEVREETIPSIMQARQIIECIRLLPIGYRTVLNLYAMEGYSHKEIGMMLDIEESTSRSQYTRAKSMLETILVKKKIIEVPKEDFHWLAAYKK, from the coding sequence ATGACAGAACAGGCAATCATTGCTGGCTGTTTACATAATGATTCTGCGGCCCAACGCGAACTGTACAACCGGTTCAGCCCTAAGATGCTGAGCGTTTGTTATCGCTTCGCGCAGAGCCGTGAAGACGCAGAGGATATGTTGCAGGAGGGGTTCATTAAAGTGTTTACCCAAATACATACGTTCCAGAACAAGGGGGCATTTGAAGGATGGATCCGGAGGATCGTTGTGCATACCTGTATCAACTTCCTGAAGAAGAATAAAAAATTCAACGAGCGGGTTGATCTGGATTATGCCACTATGGTAGAAGTGCGGGAAGAGACCATTCCATCCATCATGCAGGCCCGGCAGATCATTGAGTGTATCAGGTTATTACCCATCGGATACCGGACGGTATTGAACCTGTACGCTATGGAAGGATATAGTCATAAGGAGATAGGTATGATGCTGGACATCGAAGAAAGCACCAGCCGTAGTCAATATACGCGCGCCAAATCGATGCTGGAGACCATACTGGTAAAGAAAAAAATCATCGAGGTACCCAAAGAGGATTTTCATTGGCTGGCTGCATATAAAAAATAG
- a CDS encoding DUF1800 family protein, producing MMSRMDFPAPPPATGLAPYSGPWTENEVIHLLKRAMFGARRADISYFLGKTCSQAVDELLNPQAPLPAPPVKEYTTPATANPADSNIVAGSTWVGDANTDGSVNSLRVASFKKWWMGQMVNQDRSIREKMTLFWHNHFSTETGVISYAQYVYKHHAMLRANALGNFRSLVKAVTIDPGMLVFLNGQQNVAAAPDENYGRELQELFCCGKGPGSQYTEADVKAAARVLTGWRNNATNISSYFDINRHDKNSKQFSSFYNNTVIQGRTTATAGDEEIDAMISMILAADEVAMYICRRLYRWFVYYDIDSTVEANVITPLAAIFRSNNYNIVPVLSTLLKSEHFFDALSRGCQIKSPVDFVVGFCRELELSFPPLTDYVSNYGHWNYLLSWVASLQQNIGDPPDVSGWKAYYQVPQFYETWINSDTLPKRNQFSDILMNSGYTFNGKKILVDGVGFIKTLSQPGDPNKLIDDLTRLLFRIDLSAASKAQVKQDILLSGQISDYYWTGAWNLYISTPGDTANTTTVKNKVRDLLKYLMDLSEYQLA from the coding sequence ATGATGTCCAGAATGGATTTTCCAGCCCCGCCTCCTGCAACAGGACTGGCGCCTTATTCCGGTCCCTGGACCGAAAACGAAGTCATTCACCTGCTGAAACGGGCCATGTTTGGCGCCAGGCGGGCCGATATCAGCTATTTCCTGGGCAAGACCTGTTCCCAGGCGGTTGATGAATTGCTCAACCCTCAGGCCCCCCTGCCAGCTCCTCCGGTTAAAGAATATACTACACCGGCAACCGCCAACCCGGCCGACAGTAATATCGTTGCGGGCAGTACCTGGGTGGGTGATGCCAATACCGATGGTTCGGTGAACAGCCTGCGGGTAGCTTCTTTCAAGAAATGGTGGATGGGACAGATGGTGAACCAGGACAGGAGCATCCGGGAAAAGATGACCCTTTTCTGGCACAACCATTTTTCTACCGAAACAGGGGTGATCAGCTATGCGCAATATGTGTACAAGCACCACGCCATGCTGCGGGCCAATGCGCTGGGCAATTTCAGGAGCCTGGTAAAAGCGGTGACCATCGATCCGGGTATGCTGGTATTCCTGAATGGTCAACAGAATGTGGCAGCGGCGCCTGATGAAAACTATGGAAGGGAATTACAGGAACTGTTCTGCTGCGGAAAAGGCCCCGGATCGCAATACACAGAAGCCGATGTGAAAGCTGCAGCACGCGTACTTACCGGTTGGCGCAATAACGCAACGAACATCAGTTCTTATTTCGACATCAACCGGCACGATAAGAACAGCAAACAATTCTCCTCATTCTATAACAATACCGTAATACAGGGACGCACTACTGCAACAGCCGGTGATGAAGAGATCGATGCCATGATCTCTATGATACTGGCCGCCGATGAAGTGGCTATGTACATTTGCCGCCGTCTGTACCGATGGTTTGTTTATTACGATATAGACAGTACGGTAGAAGCGAATGTGATCACTCCGTTGGCCGCCATTTTCCGCAGCAACAATTATAATATTGTGCCGGTCCTCAGTACCTTGCTCAAAAGTGAACACTTCTTCGACGCACTCTCCAGAGGATGCCAGATCAAGAGCCCGGTGGATTTTGTAGTGGGATTTTGCAGGGAACTGGAATTGAGTTTCCCGCCTCTTACAGATTATGTGAGCAATTACGGACATTGGAATTATCTCCTGAGCTGGGTTGCCAGCCTGCAACAGAACATCGGCGATCCGCCCGATGTGAGCGGATGGAAAGCTTATTACCAGGTGCCGCAGTTTTATGAAACATGGATCAACAGCGATACGCTTCCCAAGCGCAATCAATTCAGCGATATCCTGATGAACAGCGGCTATACATTCAATGGTAAGAAAATACTGGTAGACGGTGTCGGGTTCATCAAAACATTGTCGCAGCCCGGCGATCCTAACAAACTCATCGATGACCTGACCAGGCTCTTGTTCAGGATCGATTTGTCGGCCGCTTCCAAAGCGCAGGTGAAACAGGATATTTTACTGAGCGGACAAATCAGCGATTATTACTGGACGGGTGCGTGGAACCTGTATATTTCTACGCCTGGTGACACAGCGAATACTACTACTGTTAAAAACAAAGTGCGCGATCTGTTGAAATACCTGATGGACCTTTCTGAATATCAGCTGGCATAA
- a CDS encoding DUF1501 domain-containing protein, with the protein MKRRDFLRNSGVLIPSLLGGLSVKAFSVEDLLMQGMFLPTTETDHVLVIIQLSGGNDGLNTVIPLEYYSNYTNARSNIAIPQQSVLSLSGTQKVGLHPAMTGLQNMFNDGRVKLVHSVGYPQPSFSHFRATDIWMSGSDSNVTVNSGWAGRYLNYEYPNFPNGYPNASMRDPLAIQIGSITSLTLQGPAVSMGMSISNTNNFYNLINGVQDPAPETPAGKELKFVRMVAQQTQQYAAVIKDAASKVTQQVTYPTNNSLADQLKIVARLISGGLQTRIYMVNYGGFDTHSAQVDSTDNTTGNHARLLKNVSDAIKAFEDDLKFMKVDDRVTGMTFSEFGRRIKSNGSIGTDHGSAAPMFIFGKNVIGGVLGDTPNIAASVSVNDNLPFQYDFRSVYATLLSNWLCVDEKDLQQIMLKNFQMLPLVSTVSCKKPINLSGETLISNYPNPFTSSTVITFKTSGGHTLVQIMDTSGKVIANLVDKDYTAGNYTIVFDSGNLPTGVYYARLQNMATQQVHTMLKAR; encoded by the coding sequence ATGAAGAGAAGAGATTTTTTACGCAATTCCGGAGTACTGATCCCTTCACTGCTGGGGGGATTATCGGTAAAAGCATTCAGCGTTGAAGACCTGTTGATGCAGGGCATGTTCCTGCCTACCACCGAAACAGACCATGTGCTGGTAATTATTCAGCTCAGTGGGGGTAACGACGGACTGAACACGGTCATTCCCCTCGAGTATTATAGTAATTATACCAATGCCAGGAGCAATATTGCCATTCCGCAGCAATCGGTATTGTCTTTGAGTGGCACGCAAAAAGTAGGATTGCATCCGGCCATGACGGGACTGCAAAATATGTTCAACGACGGGCGGGTGAAACTAGTGCATTCAGTAGGCTATCCCCAACCCAGTTTTTCACATTTCAGGGCAACAGATATTTGGATGAGTGGCAGCGACAGCAATGTAACAGTCAACAGTGGCTGGGCAGGACGCTACCTGAATTATGAATATCCCAATTTTCCCAACGGTTATCCTAATGCCAGCATGCGCGACCCGCTGGCTATCCAGATTGGTTCTATCACATCGCTGACTTTACAGGGACCGGCAGTGAGCATGGGCATGAGCATCAGCAATACCAATAATTTCTACAACCTTATTAATGGTGTACAGGACCCAGCACCGGAAACGCCGGCGGGTAAAGAGTTGAAGTTCGTGCGCATGGTGGCGCAGCAAACACAGCAATATGCGGCCGTGATCAAAGATGCGGCATCGAAAGTAACACAGCAGGTTACCTATCCTACCAATAATTCGTTGGCCGACCAATTGAAAATTGTAGCCAGGCTTATCAGCGGCGGTTTGCAAACGCGCATTTATATGGTGAATTATGGCGGTTTCGATACGCATTCTGCACAGGTAGACAGTACCGATAATACCACCGGTAACCATGCCCGTTTGTTGAAGAATGTAAGCGATGCGATCAAGGCTTTTGAAGATGATCTCAAATTCATGAAAGTAGACGACAGGGTAACAGGCATGACTTTCTCTGAATTCGGCAGGCGCATTAAAAGCAATGGCAGCATAGGAACCGACCATGGATCTGCGGCGCCTATGTTTATTTTCGGAAAGAATGTAATTGGTGGTGTACTGGGCGATACACCCAATATTGCAGCCAGTGTGAGTGTGAACGACAATCTCCCTTTTCAATACGATTTCAGGAGCGTGTATGCTACCTTATTATCTAACTGGCTTTGTGTTGATGAAAAAGACCTGCAGCAGATCATGCTCAAGAATTTTCAAATGCTTCCGCTGGTGAGCACGGTATCCTGCAAAAAGCCGATAAACCTTTCGGGAGAAACACTTATCAGCAACTACCCCAATCCGTTCACCAGTTCCACCGTGATCACTTTCAAAACTTCCGGTGGGCATACCCTGGTACAGATCATGGATACCAGTGGTAAAGTGATTGCGAACCTTGTTGATAAAGATTATACGGCAGGTAATTACACAATAGTGTTCGACAGCGGTAATCTCCCAACGGGCGTTTATTATGCCCGCTTACAGAATATGGCCACCCAGCAGGTGCATACCATGCTGAAAGCGCGTTAA
- a CDS encoding prolyl oligopeptidase family protein, with product MKKIIFSIAILLSASAILNGQPIQYPITKTVEQTDNYFGTQINDPYRWLENDTSEETKAWVKEENSVTHEYLSKIPFKDKIRSRLTELWNYPKYGAPHKIGEWFVFSKNDGLQNQSVLYVQKGLNGAPEVLLDPNKLSSDGTVALQATAFSKKQKYFAYAVAASGSDWQEIYVMNFATKQLLKDKIEYVKFTDMSWSGDDGFYYNGYDKPADEKTKYSAKTEYQKVFYHKIGTSQNEDRLIYQDKEHPLRYVWAGLTEDQRFLVLSISEGTDGAEIKVKDLHDENARDFTTIISGFKTNAGVIDNVGSRILLHTNNEAPNFKVVLLDPAHPEPSNWKTIIPEQKETLDGVRTGGGKLFANYLKDANTLINQYSYSGKLERKIALPGVGTAAGFGCKKEDSFFFYTFTSFTYPVTIFKYDIATGKSTLFRKSEVKFNPEDYETKQVAYPSKDGTKVPMFITYKKGLKLNGNNPTLLYAYGGFNINLTPAFSVSNMVFLENGGVYCQANLRGGGEYGESWHKAGMLDKKQNVFDDLIAAAEYLIKEKYTNPERLAIRGGSNGGLLTGACLTQRPDLYKVAIVQVGVLDMLRYHKFTVGWGWAVEYGSSDKKEQFDYLVKYSPLHNIKKSTCYPATLITTADHDDRVVPAHSFKFAATLQPAQGCNNPVLIRIDNKAGHGGGKPTSKLIDEAADIWSFVFYNMGVKL from the coding sequence ATGAAGAAGATAATCTTTTCTATTGCAATACTACTATCAGCTTCTGCAATTCTGAATGGACAACCAATTCAATACCCCATAACGAAAACGGTAGAGCAAACGGATAATTATTTCGGCACCCAAATCAATGATCCGTATCGTTGGTTAGAAAATGACACCAGTGAAGAAACAAAAGCATGGGTAAAAGAAGAAAATAGTGTTACACATGAATATCTTTCAAAGATTCCGTTCAAAGATAAGATTCGTAGCCGCCTGACAGAATTGTGGAACTATCCCAAATATGGGGCGCCTCATAAAATAGGAGAGTGGTTTGTTTTTAGTAAAAACGATGGCCTTCAAAATCAATCGGTCTTATATGTGCAAAAAGGATTAAACGGAGCACCCGAAGTTTTGCTTGATCCTAACAAATTATCTTCCGATGGAACTGTCGCGTTGCAAGCAACTGCATTTTCCAAAAAACAAAAATATTTCGCCTACGCTGTTGCTGCTTCGGGTAGTGATTGGCAAGAGATTTATGTAATGAATTTTGCAACAAAGCAGCTGCTGAAAGATAAAATTGAATATGTGAAGTTCACCGATATGAGCTGGTCAGGAGATGATGGATTTTATTACAATGGTTATGATAAACCGGCTGATGAAAAGACAAAATATTCAGCTAAAACAGAATATCAAAAAGTGTTTTATCATAAAATAGGCACATCGCAAAACGAGGATAGATTAATTTATCAGGACAAAGAACATCCTTTGCGTTATGTATGGGCAGGGCTCACAGAAGACCAACGGTTTTTGGTATTGAGCATTTCAGAAGGAACAGATGGGGCAGAAATTAAAGTAAAAGATTTGCATGATGAAAACGCAAGAGACTTTACAACTATTATTTCGGGCTTTAAAACCAATGCAGGCGTAATAGATAATGTTGGCAGCAGGATTCTGTTACATACAAACAATGAAGCGCCTAATTTCAAGGTAGTGTTGCTTGATCCCGCGCATCCTGAACCTTCTAATTGGAAAACCATTATTCCCGAGCAAAAAGAAACATTGGATGGTGTAAGAACCGGTGGCGGGAAATTGTTTGCCAACTATTTGAAAGATGCTAATACATTGATTAATCAATACAGTTACAGCGGTAAGCTGGAGAGAAAAATAGCATTACCCGGAGTAGGCACTGCTGCTGGATTTGGCTGCAAGAAAGAAGATAGTTTCTTCTTCTACACATTCACGTCTTTTACTTACCCTGTCACTATTTTTAAGTATGATATAGCAACAGGCAAATCTACTTTGTTCCGTAAATCGGAAGTGAAGTTCAATCCGGAGGATTATGAAACCAAGCAAGTTGCTTACCCAAGTAAAGATGGAACTAAAGTGCCGATGTTCATCACGTATAAAAAAGGATTGAAATTAAATGGCAACAACCCGACTTTGCTATATGCTTACGGCGGCTTCAATATTAATCTCACACCGGCATTTTCTGTATCTAATATGGTATTCCTGGAAAACGGAGGCGTGTATTGTCAGGCCAATCTTCGTGGCGGCGGTGAATATGGAGAAAGTTGGCACAAAGCCGGAATGTTGGATAAAAAACAGAATGTATTCGATGATTTAATTGCCGCTGCCGAATATTTGATTAAAGAAAAATACACAAACCCTGAAAGGTTGGCTATCCGGGGTGGAAGCAATGGTGGTTTGTTGACCGGTGCTTGTTTAACGCAAAGGCCGGATTTGTATAAAGTAGCCATTGTACAAGTAGGCGTATTGGATATGTTGCGTTATCATAAATTCACTGTGGGCTGGGGTTGGGCGGTAGAATATGGCAGTAGCGACAAAAAAGAGCAGTTTGATTATCTGGTGAAATATTCTCCATTGCATAATATTAAAAAAAGCACTTGTTACCCGGCAACGTTGATTACTACTGCCGATCATGACGATCGTGTGGTACCTGCGCATTCATTTAAATTTGCGGCAACTTTGCAACCAGCCCAAGGTTGCAATAATCCGGTATTGATTCGCATTGACAATAAAGCCGGACATGGCGGAGGTAAGCCTACTTCTAAACTGATAGATGAAGCAGCAGACATTTGGAGTTTTGTGTTTTATAATATGGGAGTAAAGTTATAA
- a CDS encoding TonB-dependent receptor, translating into MKKAMKFFSLLLCVNIFSFIIATAKPVVFFGDETLKGVVTDNKTHQPLRGAAILIPDLKLGVAADSLGHYEFKKLPAGTFLVEVKFEGYKSIAKNVLIRGDVNQDFQLEESATEISEVVVTGTSKATQIKRNPVPIVTVSHDYLTSNLSTNAIDAIAKVPGIRAVTTGPNVSKPFIRGLGYNRILTLYDGIRQEGQQWGDEHGIEVDAYAIDKVEVIKGPASLSYGSDALAGVVNLIPVPSAPEGKMIGNVTMEYQTNNKYLGGSAMLGAAKNGFEWSGRISHKQATNYQNKYDGRVYGTGFSETDANASLGLHGKWGYSHLNLVLFDNLQEIPDGSRDSATRAFTKQITEADTLRPIVPASELNSYSINTIHQHVQHYRAFLNNNFIIGNDRLDVNLGFQRSVRREYSHPVLSTIPGLFLQLNSYTYDVKYHFAEKNNWNASIGINGMYQENHVEKGTDFIIPSYKQFDFGPFALLKKSIGKLDIAGGLRYDIRSFNNNALYTKPDPVTGFDKVYYGPVTAADTAVFNKYSHTFSGFSGSIGATYNFSEQFSVKFNLARGFRAPNIAEISANGVHPGTNIYQIGNDQFQPEFSLQQDLGFVYSSKYAVIQLNLFNNSISNYIYNQKLLAANGQDSVIVTGNQTFKYQSGKADLYGGELSVDLHPVKALHFENSLSIVYAQNKSAGSKDADSTRYLPFIPPVHGVSELRFDFDIKNAGIKHGFAKVQAEYYAAQNRVFTAYGTETATPGYALLNAGLGGSLVNRRGNPWVSIYILGNNLLNTGYQDHLSRLKYFEPYPGNFTGRNGIYNMGRNISFKLSFPISYSLKKS; encoded by the coding sequence ATGAAAAAGGCCATGAAATTTTTCAGCCTCTTGTTGTGTGTAAATATTTTTTCCTTCATCATTGCAACCGCAAAACCTGTTGTTTTTTTTGGTGATGAAACGCTGAAAGGGGTGGTAACCGATAACAAAACCCATCAACCATTGCGCGGGGCAGCGATATTGATCCCTGACCTGAAACTGGGTGTTGCGGCAGATTCGCTCGGGCATTATGAGTTTAAAAAACTGCCCGCAGGAACTTTTTTAGTAGAAGTAAAATTTGAAGGTTATAAAAGCATTGCCAAAAATGTGTTGATCAGGGGCGATGTAAACCAGGATTTTCAGTTGGAAGAAAGCGCTACCGAGATCAGTGAAGTGGTGGTTACCGGAACCTCCAAAGCTACACAGATCAAACGAAACCCGGTTCCCATTGTAACGGTGAGTCACGATTACCTGACTTCAAACCTCAGCACGAATGCCATTGATGCCATTGCCAAAGTGCCGGGTATCCGTGCTGTAACTACCGGCCCGAATGTATCCAAACCCTTCATCCGCGGACTGGGTTATAACCGCATCCTTACGTTGTACGATGGTATCAGGCAGGAAGGCCAGCAATGGGGTGATGAGCACGGTATCGAAGTAGACGCCTATGCTATAGACAAAGTGGAAGTGATCAAAGGACCGGCCAGCCTGAGTTATGGCTCCGATGCATTGGCAGGTGTGGTGAACCTCATACCCGTACCTTCAGCGCCAGAGGGAAAAATGATCGGTAATGTTACCATGGAATACCAGACCAATAACAAATACCTGGGTGGTTCGGCTATGCTGGGCGCTGCCAAAAATGGTTTTGAATGGTCGGGACGGATCTCTCACAAACAAGCTACCAATTACCAGAACAAATACGATGGAAGAGTATATGGTACCGGATTCAGTGAAACCGACGCGAATGCATCTCTTGGTTTGCATGGTAAATGGGGGTACTCTCACCTCAACCTGGTATTGTTCGATAATTTACAGGAGATACCCGATGGTAGTCGCGACAGTGCTACCAGGGCTTTTACCAAACAGATTACGGAAGCAGATACGCTTCGTCCCATTGTACCTGCATCTGAACTGAATAGTTATAGTATCAACACGATACACCAGCATGTGCAGCACTACCGTGCATTCCTCAATAATAATTTCATCATTGGCAACGACCGGCTCGACGTGAATCTGGGATTCCAGCGGAGTGTGCGCAGGGAATACAGTCACCCGGTATTATCTACTATCCCTGGGCTATTCCTTCAACTGAATTCATACACCTATGACGTCAAATACCATTTCGCAGAAAAAAACAACTGGAATGCCAGCATCGGTATCAATGGCATGTACCAGGAAAATCATGTTGAAAAAGGAACCGACTTCATCATTCCTTCTTACAAACAATTCGATTTTGGTCCCTTTGCTTTGTTGAAGAAGAGCATTGGCAAGCTGGATATTGCAGGAGGATTGCGTTATGATATCCGTTCATTCAACAACAATGCCCTTTACACCAAACCCGATCCGGTAACAGGTTTTGACAAAGTTTATTACGGACCAGTTACAGCAGCAGATACGGCTGTTTTCAATAAATACAGCCATACATTCAGCGGCTTCTCCGGAAGTATTGGCGCCACTTACAATTTCTCCGAACAATTCTCCGTGAAGTTCAACCTGGCAAGAGGTTTCAGGGCGCCCAATATTGCAGAGATATCCGCCAACGGCGTGCATCCCGGAACTAATATTTACCAAATTGGTAATGACCAGTTCCAGCCTGAGTTCAGTTTGCAGCAAGATCTGGGGTTTGTGTATTCATCCAAATACGCGGTGATACAACTGAACCTGTTCAACAACAGCATCAGCAATTATATTTATAACCAGAAATTGCTGGCTGCGAACGGACAGGATTCGGTGATAGTAACTGGTAACCAGACTTTCAAATACCAGTCGGGCAAGGCCGATCTGTATGGTGGTGAACTGAGTGTTGACCTGCATCCTGTAAAGGCATTGCATTTCGAAAACAGCCTTTCTATTGTGTATGCGCAAAACAAGAGTGCCGGATCAAAAGATGCGGACAGTACCCGCTATCTGCCCTTTATTCCACCAGTACATGGTGTTTCGGAACTACGCTTTGATTTTGATATCAAAAACGCCGGTATCAAACACGGTTTTGCGAAAGTGCAGGCAGAATATTATGCCGCACAAAACAGGGTCTTCACTGCTTACGGAACGGAGACAGCTACACCGGGATATGCGTTGTTGAATGCTGGTTTGGGAGGAAGCCTTGTGAACAGGAGAGGTAATCCCTGGGTGAGCATCTATATCCTGGGTAATAACCTGCTAAATACAGGCTACCAGGATCACCTGAGCAGGCTTAAATATTTTGAACCTTATCCGGGCAATTTCACCGGCCGCAATGGTATTTACAATATGGGACGGAATATTTCCTTCAAGCTGAGCTTTCCCATCAGCTATAGCTTAAAAAAATCCTAA